From one Acidobacteriota bacterium genomic stretch:
- a CDS encoding MBL fold metallo-hydrolase, with protein MRHLLATLAATLACAACTTPPLTIAPSTGAATPTTIAANAAFSATLPWSDESETALASKGFIATLADPKIRAADGRVVFDASAYDFADGPAADTMNPSLWRHLSLLNNHGLFEVTPGLWQVRGLDISVMSVIATETGYVIVDPLTSMETAAAAMSLVREHLGDKPVKAVIYTHSHGDHFGGVKGVISEADVAAGKVQVIAPDGFMEHAVSENLIAGPAMTRRANYQFGTRLQPGPAGQGGAGIGTGLPSGTFSLIAPTHTVKETGEKLVIDGIEIEFQVTPGTEAPAEMNFYLPHLRALCLAENANATMHNVLPPRGALVRDSKAWADYLTQAIHLYGDNTDVMFVSHGWPRWGHDEVLAFMASHRDAYKYLHDQSVRLMNKGYTAEEIAEVIALPDSLSAKWYNHGYYGTMAHNSKAVYQRYLGWYDANPANLNPWPPEELARRYVAAMGGAAKALRLAEEAYEGGDYRWAAEVTKQIVFSDAANEDARELMAQAFEQMGYQAEGSLWRNMYLTGAAEARKAPESATVSTLSPDVVSAISVEQVFDMLAVRVDPALAEGKSVSINFEFPDLGETRRVSIRNSVLVHEAGDGQSADATLKLPKAAFLGMIFAGQKPPDLIAKGILTMEGDPTAAATLLGVLDPPAPAQPFAIVTP; from the coding sequence GCCTGCGCGGCCTGCACGACACCGCCGCTCACCATCGCACCGTCCACCGGTGCCGCCACACCCACCACGATCGCGGCGAACGCGGCATTCTCGGCAACGCTCCCCTGGAGTGACGAGAGCGAGACCGCGCTCGCCTCGAAAGGCTTTATCGCCACGCTCGCCGACCCGAAGATCCGCGCCGCCGATGGCCGCGTCGTGTTCGATGCCAGCGCGTATGACTTCGCCGACGGTCCTGCCGCCGATACGATGAACCCGAGCCTCTGGCGCCACCTCAGCCTGCTCAACAATCACGGCCTGTTCGAAGTCACGCCCGGCCTCTGGCAGGTGCGCGGGCTCGACATCTCCGTGATGAGCGTGATCGCGACCGAGACCGGTTATGTCATCGTCGATCCTCTGACCTCGATGGAAACGGCCGCAGCGGCCATGTCGCTCGTGCGTGAGCACCTTGGCGACAAGCCGGTCAAGGCGGTTATCTACACGCACAGCCACGGCGACCATTTCGGCGGCGTGAAGGGGGTCATCAGCGAGGCCGACGTAGCCGCCGGCAAGGTGCAGGTCATCGCGCCGGACGGCTTCATGGAACACGCCGTCAGCGAGAACCTGATCGCCGGCCCGGCTATGACCCGCCGGGCGAACTACCAGTTCGGCACGCGCCTCCAGCCCGGTCCGGCCGGCCAGGGCGGCGCGGGCATCGGCACCGGGCTCCCGAGCGGAACCTTCAGCCTGATCGCGCCGACCCACACCGTCAAGGAAACCGGCGAGAAGCTCGTCATCGACGGAATCGAGATCGAGTTCCAGGTCACGCCCGGCACGGAAGCTCCTGCCGAGATGAACTTCTACCTGCCGCACCTGCGTGCCCTCTGCCTCGCCGAAAACGCCAACGCCACGATGCACAACGTCCTGCCGCCGCGCGGCGCGCTGGTGCGCGACTCAAAAGCCTGGGCTGACTATCTCACGCAGGCGATCCATCTCTACGGCGACAACACCGACGTGATGTTCGTCTCGCACGGCTGGCCGCGTTGGGGACACGACGAGGTGCTCGCCTTCATGGCGTCCCACCGCGATGCCTACAAATACCTTCACGACCAGTCCGTGCGCCTGATGAACAAGGGCTACACGGCCGAAGAAATCGCCGAGGTTATCGCGTTGCCGGATTCCTTGTCCGCCAAATGGTACAACCACGGCTATTACGGCACGATGGCCCACAATTCGAAGGCCGTGTACCAGCGCTATCTCGGCTGGTACGATGCCAACCCCGCCAACCTCAATCCGTGGCCACCGGAAGAGCTCGCCAGGCGCTACGTCGCCGCAATGGGCGGCGCAGCAAAAGCGCTCCGCCTCGCCGAGGAAGCCTATGAGGGCGGCGACTACCGCTGGGCCGCTGAAGTCACGAAGCAGATCGTGTTCTCTGATGCAGCCAACGAAGACGCACGTGAACTTATGGCCCAGGCGTTCGAGCAGATGGGATACCAAGCCGAAGGTTCGCTTTGGCGCAACATGTACCTCACCGGTGCAGCAGAGGCGCGCAAGGCGCCAGAATCCGCGACCGTGTCGACGCTCTCGCCGGATGTCGTGTCCGCCATCTCCGTCGAGCAGGTATTCGACATGCTCGCGGTCCGCGTCGACCCGGCCTTGGCAGAGGGCAAGTCGGTGTCGATCAATTTCGAGTTTCCTGATCTCGGCGAGACCCGCCGCGTCAGCATCCGGAACTCCGTCCTCGTTCATGAGGCAGGGGACGGACAGTCCGCCGACGCAACGCTGAAGCTTCCGAAAGCAGCTTTCCTCGGCATGATCTTCGCCGGCCAGAAGCCGCCAGACCTGATCGCCAAGGGCATTCTCACGATGGAAGGCGACCCGACCGCCGCGGCCACGCTCCTCGGCGTCCTGGATCCACCCGCACCTGCCCAGCCCTTCGCCATCGTCACGCCCTAG
- a CDS encoding DUF3137 domain-containing protein, producing MSERDEAPVPGGPIDLSNLPPEFAGFDRLYEQEIRPNLIAREAERVAAAQKAVQTRWIGGAIIVGGALLGLLVLKMPVVSILVAIAGFGVIGWGNMGIMKLAGEAKALIVEPIARQLNLSFTAAPGTCESIFRHKEVGVVPGWDRSKFEDLLTGRRGAVDFELFEAHLEERRTTTDSKGRTRTTWVTVFRGQCVRFDFHKTFYGRTLVTRDAGFFNRFGGGKGLQRAALEDPRFEKIFEVYTTDQVESRYLLTPDLMQKLVDLETTFKGGKLKTAFDGGEMLITVQGGNLFEPGSMFKPLDSADRVHELLNDFAAVFRLIDAVTAGRSRMPPPAAPTP from the coding sequence ATGAGCGAGCGAGACGAGGCACCGGTGCCAGGCGGCCCGATTGATCTCAGCAACCTGCCGCCGGAGTTTGCCGGGTTCGACCGGCTGTACGAGCAGGAAATACGCCCGAACCTGATTGCGCGTGAAGCAGAGCGGGTGGCGGCGGCCCAGAAGGCTGTCCAGACCCGCTGGATTGGCGGCGCGATCATTGTCGGCGGCGCGTTGCTGGGACTGCTCGTGCTGAAGATGCCCGTCGTTTCGATTCTGGTCGCGATTGCCGGCTTCGGTGTGATCGGCTGGGGTAACATGGGCATCATGAAGCTCGCCGGCGAGGCGAAGGCGCTGATCGTGGAGCCGATTGCGCGGCAGCTGAACCTGTCCTTTACCGCGGCGCCGGGCACATGCGAGTCGATCTTCCGCCACAAGGAAGTGGGCGTGGTGCCGGGTTGGGACCGGTCGAAGTTCGAAGACCTGCTGACCGGGCGGCGCGGCGCGGTCGATTTCGAACTGTTTGAGGCACATCTGGAAGAGCGCCGCACGACGACGGACTCAAAAGGCCGCACACGGACGACCTGGGTGACGGTATTCCGCGGACAGTGCGTGCGGTTCGACTTTCACAAGACGTTCTACGGCCGCACGCTGGTGACGCGAGATGCGGGATTCTTCAACCGGTTCGGCGGCGGAAAGGGGCTGCAGCGCGCTGCCCTCGAAGATCCCCGGTTCGAGAAGATCTTCGAAGTCTACACGACCGACCAGGTGGAGAGCCGATACCTGCTGACGCCGGACCTCATGCAGAAGCTGGTCGATCTGGAAACGACGTTCAAAGGCGGAAAGCTGAAGACCGCGTTCGACGGCGGAGAAATGCTGATCACTGTACAGGGCGGCAACCTGTTCGAGCCGGGCTCCATGTTCAAGCCGCTGGACAGCGCCGACCGGGTGCACGAATTGCTGAATGATTTCGCGGCGGTGTTCCGCCTGATCGATGCCGTGACGGCCGGACGCAGCCGGATGCCGCCGCCGGCCGCGCCGACACCTTAG